The genomic stretch ACCTATAATTCAGAGTGGAAAGCAGTGATGATTTATTTTTCGGGTTCTACTAATCCAAGGTATCGATTTTACGGAGACTCTGTTATGGGTTTAGCCAATAAGTATCAGGCCGATATTGAAACAATTGAAAAAAGTCAATAGGTTCGTTTATCTGTCTGAGCCAACTGAGCCAACAAAAAAATCGCCAACTCCGGCTCCGTTCAGCGCAAACTAAAAAATCGCCTTTGAGGCGATTTTTTCAATAAGAAGAATAATCCCTTATAAATTGGCTCTTAGGTTTTTGATAACAATTCCTAACTTTCCTTCGAAAATTTCTTCTAAATTTTTCCAACTTTTTTTAATCCGATGATCGGTTAATCTATTTTGAGGAAAGTTATAAGTTCTGATTTTTTCAGCTCTTTTTGCCCAGCCAATTTGAGTTTTTCTTTTTTCATGAAGTTCTTCCTGATCAGCCATCTCTTTCTTTTCTAGAAGTTTAGCCTCCAGAATTGTCATTGCGTTTTCTTTATTTTGACGTTGGTTTCTTTCAGCTTGAGAAGTTACAACAATACCAGAGGGTAGATGAGTAATTCTTACTGCCGTTTCTCTTTTGTTGACATGTTGTCCGCCAGGACCAGAAGCTCGATAAAGGTCAATCTTTAAGTCACTAGGATTTATTTTAATCTGGGTTTTTTTTGGCTTTGGCAAAACAGCCACCGTAGTTGTTGAAGTATGAATTCTTCCTAATTTTTCAGTTTCAGGTATTCTTTGAACCCGGTGCACTCCTCCTTCGTATTGCATTTCCGAGAAAACATTACTACCAGATAATTCAAATATTACCTCTTTATAGCCCCCCAAATCACCCAACCTTGAAGCCAAAGTTCTTTGCTTCCAGCCACAAGATTGAGCATATTTTGAATACATTCTAAAAAGATCTTTAGCAAAAAGAGAGGCTTCTTCTCCGCCGGTACCAGCCCGAATTTCAATAATTACAGAATCAATTCTTGGTTCTTCTTCTCTTTTCAACAGGTTATTTAACTCATTTTTTAACTTTTCTTCTTGATTATAGAGATTAGATAATTCACTCTCAGCTAGACCGATAAGAGACGGATTTTCTTTAGCATTTAAAATCGTTTGGTCTTCTTCAATCCTTTTTTTTATATCCTGAAGTTCATTGGTCTTAGTAATGATTTTTTCGAGATAATTCTTTTTTTTTGATAATTCTTCAAAATTTCCCCAATTCGACACCAGCTCAGGGTCACTGAGCTTTTTAATAATGTCGTCGTATTCTTTTTGGGTCTCTTCGGGGCTTACCATGACAAATTTATTTTTGTTTCCGTTTCTTGGCTAATCTCTTTCTGAATCTTTCGACTTGCCCCATCGTATCTATAATTTTCTCTTTACCAGTATAAAAAGGATGGCATTTAGAGCAAATTTCAACTTCAATGTATTCTTTGGTTGAACCAACCTCAAAAGTATTGCCGCAGGCACAAATCACGCGACAATTATTATAGTACTTTGGATGTATATCTTTTTTCATAATAATCAATTAGAACGAAATGAAATTATTAATAATCCGAAATTAAAAATATCCAACCGAAGATTTGCGTTGGAGGTACAATGTTTTCTCAGAATCTATTTCACTACAAATCCACTTATATAATTAGATAGATACCAGACTAATACAAAAAGGAGAATTATACCGGTGAAAAGGTCAAATCTACTCATATAATTTTAGTATAACCTTATTATAGTTATCTGGCTCGAAAAATCAATACTCATAGGAGACTTAGATCTCCATAAGTTTTTTGCACTGACCGAAAGTTCATTCTGAATAATTAAGGTTGGAATCCTATGTGTGCCCCAGATTCTTTGGCTTCTTCAACTGAGCCAAATTTATCTTCATATTTTTTCATATTCTCTTGCAAAACTCCAATCATTTTTTTGAGATGTCGTGGGCTCATTATTACCCTGGAGGCCAAAATTCCCTGAGGCGGAAAGACGGTAAAAAAATCAAGATAAAACTCCTCTTTTGTATGAGAGATCATCATTGAATTAGAGTAGACGCCCTTTAAATCATCATCCTTTGCTTTGATTTTTATTTGTTTTTGTTCCATACTATTAATCTATTATCTTCTACTTAAAGTATAAGTACCATCTGAATTATAGCTGATAGTGTACTGACCCTCAAAGTCATCCTCAAATTGGGCAGAACGACGAAGCCTGGCTTGTTCAAAAAAAACTTTAGCTTCATCATATTGCAAATCTTGAAGAAGATATTTTATCCCATTATAATCCTCATCTTCATATTTAGTTCTATAGCCGTGAATTGATATCTGTTTCATAATGTTTATTAAACGAAATATTAGTAAAGTTAATTTATTTTCGACCTTTTTAAAGAAAAATGTGCTATTCAGTAAAATTTTCGTAGCAAGTGATTTCTTCTAAATCCTTCCTTATTTTTGACGCAGGTTTGTCAGCTGGAAAGCCAAGTGGCATTAAAGCAACTACTTTGTATTTCTCAGGAATTTTAAGAACTTCTTTAACCTCTTTTTGAGAGAAACCTCCCACCCAGCAGGTTCCCAGGCCCTCTTCTACGGCAGATAGGGCAATATGTTCCATAGCAATTCCCAAATCCACCGCATAAGCCGGTACTTCAGAACCCATAATGTAATCAGGATCTAAAGCGACACCAACAATCACCATTGGGGTCTGGGCAATAAATTCTTGATTTCTGGCGGCTTCACTTAGCTGTTTTCTTTTTTCTGGATTTTTGACTACTATAAATTTCCAGTCCTGTTTATTTTTGGCAGAAGGCGCCAGTCTTACAGCCTCCAATATCCTTTTTAGACTTTCTTCCGGCACAGCGTCTGGTTTATAACTTCTTACTGCCCGTCTTGTTTTAACGGCTTCTTGAACATCCATTTTTTTATCTAATTTAATTAATTTCGTAAGTGATAGTTACTGTAACTGTTATTTTATTTTCGCCAGTTTCTATTTGGGGCACTTCAGCCTCGTCTATGCCCGCCATTTCTTCAAATCCTAATCCATAATAGCGGGGGAGAGCACTGCTTTCGCTGAAATTGGTGATTCTGACTAAATTCACTCCCAACTGAGAGGCTAATTTCTTTGCTTTGATTTTGGCTTTGTCGATTGCCTGTTTTCTGGCCTCTGCTTTCAGTTCATCTTGTTTATCAATAGTGAATTGCAGATTTCCGACTTGGTTGGCGCCGGCAGTAGTTGCTCCTTCAATAATTTTACCAATGTTCTTCATATCTCTAATTTTCACTTGAAGACTTTGAGTTATTTCATATCCAACAAGGACTCTTTTTCCTTCAGGATAGAGAGGAATTCCAGTTTCCTTGAACCATTCATAGCGGGGATAAATATTAAAACTAGTGGTTTTTAAGTCTTTTTCTTCAACGCCTTCTTCTTTTGCAGAATCAATGACTCTGTTCATTTTTTCTGTGTTTTTGTTCATTGCTCCAGCAATTGTCTTGGCCTCTGTTTTTACCGAGAAACTGATTAGGGCTAAGTCTGGCTTTGCGTAAATTTCGCCAATATTGGAAATTGTAATTGTATTTTTTGTCTCAATTTCCTGGCCGATATATTTACCTGTTTTGATTTTATTTTGGATATCAACCAGTGTCGAAACAATCAAGACAGCTAGAAATATGTTCAAAAGGACAATAAAGACAGCCAATAAAGCTTTCTTTTTTTCTTTTAAATTTTTAAAATCTTCGTGATCCATAATTATCAATTCTTAATTCCGGAGGGATCAAGGTTCTGAAAACTTTGTTTCCCACGGTTCTTAATTTTATTTTTTCGACCTTTTTTGTGACTTTATATTTCTTTAAGATATTTTCCAAAGCTTTTTAGCCAAAAAACTTACCAATAACAAAAACAAAAGCAATGCCAATTAAAATTAAAAACATATTCAGGAAATTATATTTTTTATGAATTTCTGGAACTAAGTCCGAAGCCCCAATATAGATAAAACTACCAGCAGCAGCGGCCAGTAACCAGCCCAGAACGATTGGCGAAACTCCTTGGATGAATAAAAAAGTTATAATAGCTCCAAAAGGAGTAGCTAAAGCTACGATCCAGGAATAGACTAAAGCTTTGTTTCGAAAAGTTTTATCATGAGTTAATAATGTGTAGATAAAAACACCTTCTGCTGTTTCGTGGAAAATAACGGCCAGAGAAGCCACCAGGCCCACACTAAAGCCGATTCCAAAACCTACTCCAATAATAATTCCATCAATCAAAGAATGAAAGACTATGCCTAAAAAACTGGTAATTCCTAAAGTATGTGTTTCACACTCTTCTTCACGGCAGGAGTGAATAATAATGAAATGTTCTATCAGAAAAAGAAAGATAATAGCGCCGAGAGTCCAGTAAAACCAAACAGGATTAATTTCAATTGCTTCTGGCAATAAGTGAAAAAAAGCACTAGCCAACAAGACCCCAACTGCAAAACTTATCAAAAGCACAGCGTTACGTTTTGTCCATTCTTCAAACCGGCGAACAAGATAAACTCCAAAAATAGTGGAAAGGCCGGCTATAAGGCTATAAATTATAACGTTGATGAACATATTTTATTCTTTATCGTA from Candidatus Nealsonbacteria bacterium encodes the following:
- a CDS encoding peptide chain release factor 1; the protein is MVSPEETQKEYDDIIKKLSDPELVSNWGNFEELSKKKNYLEKIITKTNELQDIKKRIEEDQTILNAKENPSLIGLAESELSNLYNQEEKLKNELNNLLKREEEPRIDSVIIEIRAGTGGEEASLFAKDLFRMYSKYAQSCGWKQRTLASRLGDLGGYKEVIFELSGSNVFSEMQYEGGVHRVQRIPETEKLGRIHTSTTTVAVLPKPKKTQIKINPSDLKIDLYRASGPGGQHVNKRETAVRITHLPSGIVVTSQAERNQRQNKENAMTILEAKLLEKKEMADQEELHEKRKTQIGWAKRAEKIRTYNFPQNRLTDHRIKKSWKNLEEIFEGKLGIVIKNLRANL
- a CDS encoding 50S ribosomal protein L31 produces the protein MKKDIHPKYYNNCRVICACGNTFEVGSTKEYIEVEICSKCHPFYTGKEKIIDTMGQVERFRKRLAKKRKQK
- a CDS encoding DUF3467 domain-containing protein, giving the protein MEQKQIKIKAKDDDLKGVYSNSMMISHTKEEFYLDFFTVFPPQGILASRVIMSPRHLKKMIGVLQENMKKYEDKFGSVEEAKESGAHIGFQP
- a CDS encoding DUF541 domain-containing protein — translated: MDHEDFKNLKEKKKALLAVFIVLLNIFLAVLIVSTLVDIQNKIKTGKYIGQEIETKNTITISNIGEIYAKPDLALISFSVKTEAKTIAGAMNKNTEKMNRVIDSAKEEGVEEKDLKTTSFNIYPRYEWFKETGIPLYPEGKRVLVGYEITQSLQVKIRDMKNIGKIIEGATTAGANQVGNLQFTIDKQDELKAEARKQAIDKAKIKAKKLASQLGVNLVRITNFSESSALPRYYGLGFEEMAGIDEAEVPQIETGENKITVTVTITYEIN
- a CDS encoding nitroreductase; the protein is MDVQEAVKTRRAVRSYKPDAVPEESLKRILEAVRLAPSAKNKQDWKFIVVKNPEKRKQLSEAARNQEFIAQTPMVIVGVALDPDYIMGSEVPAYAVDLGIAMEHIALSAVEEGLGTCWVGGFSQKEVKEVLKIPEKYKVVALMPLGFPADKPASKIRKDLEEITCYENFTE